Proteins co-encoded in one Prunus persica cultivar Lovell chromosome G6, Prunus_persica_NCBIv2, whole genome shotgun sequence genomic window:
- the LOC18773155 gene encoding ABC transporter G family member 3, translating to MEEIQSQSDNYRSSSSSASSPASRVPSSNFFYLRKPGSLRQPISFEDSPEWEDTDIDVRVEEGGDSINIATTPVSPSLSKLNSGSLPSPPLPEGATAVRKIAGASVVWKDLTVTIKGKRKYSDKVVKSSNGYALPGTITVIMGPAKSGKSTLLRAIAGRLPHSARMYGEVFVNGAKLHMPYGSYGFVEREITLIGSLTVREFLYYSALLQLPGFFCQKKSIVEDAIHAMSLGDCSNKLIGGYCFMKGLSNGERRRVSIARELVMRPHILFIDEPLYHLDSVSALLMMVTLKKLASTGCAIIFTIYQSSTEVFGLFDRICLLSNGNTLFFGETLACLQHFSNAGFPCPIMQSPSDHFLRAINTDFDKIIAMCKNWQDDNGDFSSVNMDTAVAIRTLEATYKSSADAAAVETMILRLTEKEGPVLKSKGKAGTATRIAVLTWRSLLIMSREWKYYWLRLILYMIFTLSVGTVFSGSGHSLSSVVTKVAAIFVFVSFTALLSISGVPAVIKEVEVYTSEESNHHLGALIFLFGQLLSSIPFLFLISIPSSVVFYFLLGLRDEFSLLMYFMLNFFMCLLVNDGLMLVVVSLSRDVFWSTLTLVSVQVVMMLSAGYFRIRNALPGPVWTYPISYIAFHTYSIQGLLENEYIGTSFAVGQVRTISGYQALRSAYDISPDKNSKWQNLLILFLMAVGYRILVFVVLYFRVGKKKSLHNIFKCNRDTTNNAR from the exons ATGGAAGAAATACAATCACAATCAGATAATTATAGGTCTTCCTCGTCTTCAGCAAGCAGTCCAGCAAGCAGGGTGCCCTCAAGTAACTTTTTCTACTTGCGAAAACCTGGCTCACTCAGACAACCCATCTCATTCGAAGATTCACCTGAATGGGAGGATACAGACATTGATGTTAGGGTGGAGGAAGGAGGTGACTCTATCAACATTGCAACCACACCGGTCTCCCCATCTCTTTCAAAGCTCAATAGTGGGTCTTTGCCATCCCCACCATTACCAGAGGGTGCAACTGCAGTAAGAAAGATTGCAGGGGCTTCAGTTGTGTGGAAAGATTTGACTGTTACAATTAAGGGGAAAAGAAAGTACTCGGACAAGGTTGTGAAGAGTTCAAATGGTTATGCATTGCCAGGAACTATAACAGTAATTATGGGTCCTGCTAAATCGGGGAAGTCTACGCTACTAAGGGCAATTGCAG GAAGATTGCCTCACTCAGCCAGAATGTATGGTGAGGTGTTTGTGAATGGTGCAAAATTGCACATGCCGTATGGTTCATAT GGTTTTGTTGAGAGGGAAATCACTCTAATTGGATCCCTCACTGTCCGGGAGTTTCTGTATTACTCAGCGCTGCTTCAGCTTCCTGGTttcttttgtcaaaaaaaGAGCATCGTAGAGGATGCCATCCATGCCATGTCACTGGGTGACTGTTCAAACAAATTGATTGGTGGTTACTGTTTTATGAAGGGCCTTTCAAATGGCGAGAGAAGGCGTGTTAGCATTGCCCGGGAGCTTGTGATGAGGCctcatattttattcataGACGAGCCTCTTTATCATCTTGATAG tGTCTCTGCACTTCTGATGATGGTGACGTTGAAGAAACTAGCAAGTACAGGTTGTGCTATTATATTTACCATTTATCAGAGCAGCACAGAAGTATTTGGCCTTTTTGATCGGATATGTCTGCTTTCAAATGGAAATACTCTATTTTTTGGAGAAACATTGGCTTGCTTACAG CACTTCTCAAATGCTGGATTTCCTTGTCCGATTATGCAAAGTCCTTCTGATCACTTTTTACGCGCAATAAATACAGATTTCGACAAGATCATTGCAATGTGCAAAAATTGGCAG GATGACAATGGTGATTTTTCATCAGTGAACATGGATACAGCTGTGGCAATACGTACCCTTGAAGCAACTTATAAATCATCAGCTGATGCTGCTGCAGTTGAAACTATGATATTGAGACTTACGGAGAAG GAAGGTCCAGTACTTAAAAGCAAGGGAAAGGCTGGAACTGCTACACGAATTGCAGTTTTAACTTGGAGATCATTATTAATAATGTCAAGGGAATGGAAATACTACTGGCTTCGTCTTATTCTTTATATGATTTTTACACTCTCCGTTGGTACAGTATTTTCTGGCTCAGGGCATTCTTTGTCTTCAGTTGTG ACAAAAGTTGCAGcaatatttgtatttgtttcatttaCTGCGCTACTAAGCATTTCTGGAGTACCTGCAGTTATAAAAGAAGTTGAG GTATACACAAGTGAAGAATCAAACCACCATTTGGGGGCACTAATCTTTCTGTTTGGGCAGCTTCTCTCTAGCATCCCATTCCTGTTTCTCATCTCCATTCCATCAAGTGTCGTCTTCTATTTCCTTTTAGGATTGCGAGATGAGTTCAGCTTGTTAATGTACTTCATGCTGAATTTCTTCATGTGCCTCTTGGTAAATGATGGATTAATGCTGGTTGTTGTTTCTTTGTCGCGAGATGTTTTCTGGAGCACCCTGACTCTGGTATCTGTACAA GTGGTAATGATGCTATCTGCGGGGTATTTCAGAATTCGAAATGCTTTGCCTGGGCCAGTGTGGACATATCCAATATCCTATATTGCTTTCCATACATACTCTATACAG GGGCTGTTGGAGAATGAGTACATAGGGACTTCCTTTGCAGTTGGGCAGGTAAGGACCATATCTGGGTATCAGGCACTTCGTAGTGCATACGACATCTCTCCGGACAAAAATTCCAAGTGGCAAAATTTATTGATCTTATTTCTAATGGCAGTTGGGTATCGTATTCTCGTCTTTGTTGTACTGTACTTCCGtgtagggaaaaaaaagtcttTACATAACATTTTCAAGTGTAATCGGGATACAACAAACAATGCAAGATGA
- the LOC18774945 gene encoding UDP-glycosyltransferase 86A2, with protein sequence MADSVHNTHHQKRPHAIFIAYPLQGHVIPSVHLAIKLASRGFKITFINTHSIHHQTSKAQPDSGSDPFAYVRESSGLDIDYTTVSDGLPLEFDRSLNHDQFMASLLHVFSAHAEEVVGKVVKSSADITPVTCMIADTFFVWPSKIAKKFGLLYVSFWTEPALVFTLYYHLDLLRKNGHFACQDVREDTIDYVPGVRAIEPKDMTSFLQETDTTSVCHHIIFNAFKDARGAHFHLCNTVQEIEAETISALQSKTPFYAIGPIFPSKFNKNIVATSLWSESDCTQWLNTRPQDSVLYVSFGSYAHVSKKDLIEIANGLLLSKVNFVWVLRPDIVSSNDTEPLPTGFREQVKDRAIVIPWCSQKAVLAHPAIGGFLTHCGWNSTLESIWCSVPMLCFPLLTDQFTNRKLVVDDWKIGINLCDRRAVSKEEVSEKINRLMDGKSRDEYRKAVVKVKKTLEDASTPNGSSEKNMDNFIKALKAKM encoded by the exons ATGGCAGACTCGGTTCATAATACCCATCACCAAAAGCGCCCTCACGCCATCTTCATCGCCTACCCTCTCCAAGGGCATGTAATCCCATCCGTCCATCTAGCCATCAAGCTTGCCTCACGTGGCTTCAAGATCACCTTCATCAACACCCACTCCATCCACCACCAAACCTCCAAAGCCCAACCAGACTCCGGCAGCGATCCCTTTGCCTACGTACGTGAGTCCTCCGGGCTCGACATAGACTACACTACGGTCTCGGATGGACTCCCCCTCGAGTTCGACCGGTCCCTCAACCATGACCAGTTCATGGCATCTTTATTGCACGTGTTTTCAGCCCACGCGGAGGAGGTCGTGGGAAAGGTTGTTAAGTCTTCGGCTGACATCACACCGGTTACTTGCATGATAGCCGACACGTTCTTCGTGTGGCCGTCCAAGATTGCCAAGAAGTTTGGGCTgctttatgtttctttttggaCAGAACCAGCTTTGGTTTTCACTTTGTATTATCATCTTGATCTTCTTCGAAAGAATGGCCATTTTGCATGTCAGG ATGTGCGCGAGGACACCATAGATTATGTACCAGGAGTGCGAGCAATCGAACCGAAGGACATGACGTCATTTCTGCAGGAGACTGATACAACGTCTGTGTGCCACCATATCATTTTCAATGCATTCAAGGACGCCAGAGGTGCACATTTCCATCTGTGCAACACAGTGCAGGAGATTGAGGCCGAGACCATATCAGCCCTGCAATCCAAGACGCCATTCTATGCCATTGGACCCATTTTCCCTTctaaattcaacaaaaatatagtGGCTACGAGCCTGTGGTCCGAATCAGACTGCACCCAGTGGCTCAACACCAGGCCCCAGGACTCGGTCTTGTATGTCTCATTTGGTAGCTATGCTCATGTTTCCAAAAAGGACCTTATAGAGATTGCTAATGGGCTTCTGCTTAGCAAAGTGAATTTTGTTTGGGTGCTTCGGCCCGATATCGTGAGCTCAAATGACACCGAACCGTTGCCCACGGGCTTTAGAGAGCAGGTTAAGGACCGGGCCATCGTCATACCTTGGTGCTCTCAGAAGGCGGTCCTGGCCCACCCGGCTATCGGAGGGTTCTTGACTCACTGTGGATGGAACTCAACGTTGGAAAGTATTTGGTGTAGTGTCCCAATGTTGTGTTTCCCCTTGCTTACTGATCAATTCACCAACAGAAAGCTAGTGGTTGACGATTGGAAGATCGGGATCAACTTATGCGATCGAAGGGCTGTCAGTAAAGAGGAAGTTTCGGAGAAAATCAACCGTTTGATGGATGGAAAATCAAGGGATGAATACAGGAAAGCAGTTGTCAAGGTCAAGAAGACATTGGAGGATGCATCGACACCCAATGGATCATCAGAGAAAAACATGGACAATTTTATCAAGGCCCTAAAGGCCAAGATGTGA
- the LOC18773176 gene encoding dolichol kinase EVAN isoform X2, with the protein MAAMAMAMAGLMNGERAVVLLFIGRVLFSLPLSLLFHGIALSLLALSALSLDILADSSTSLSQFNTRPGASSGILLGAVTLPAVAISKMIQLSRAFPLDQVGIEELESLTLQYWAASASCLSVLIFLCITLWRAPENMPPPPAHNVWHAKFSLSCIILHTAVSFVTFGFETALKLLWMLCHGLAAVKLIQHVIKTFPYCASIGESCLVTSGLVLYFGDMLAYTIEKVSGLTMKSEVVQYGSKRSEISIIIQGLLLGLLLFPMVFKFVLRMWESTFSTARSEVGTNNEIWRSLIFFSSLGFIMIVIIPSWMQLVQDFHMHPLLWVLSFIFSEPLKRLSLCVYWMCVIYVSVLRFYNISKNSKIERILLRKYYHLMAVSMFLPALIFQPEFLDLSFGAALAVFLALEIIRVWRIWPLGQSIHKFMNAFTDHRDSDLLIVSHFSLLLGCALPIWMSSGYNDRPLAPFSGILSLGIGDTMASVVGHKYGVLRWSKTGKKTIEGTAAGITSVLAACSVLLPLLASTGYILTEHWGSLLVAVTVSGLLEAYTAQLDNAFIPLIFYSLLCL; encoded by the exons ATGGCGGCCATGGCGATGGCGATGGCCGGGTTGATGAACGGAGAGAGAGCAGTGGTGCTTCTGTTCATCGGTCGTGTCCTcttctccctccctctctctctcctcttccacGGCATcgccctctctctcctcgctcTCTCCGCTCTCTCCCTCGACATCCTCGCCGACTCTTCCACTTCCCTCTCTCAATTCAACACCAG GCCTGGTGCTTCGTCAGGTATACTGTTAGGGGCCGTCACGTTGCCCGCTGTTGCGATCTCCAAAATGATACAGCTCTCACGGGCGTTCCCCTTGGACCAAGTTGGCATTGAAG AACTTGAATCTTTGACGTTGCAATACTGGGCTGCTTCTGCCAGCTGCCTGAGTGTGCTTATCTTCCTCTGCATAACTCTGTGGCGGGCACCTGAGAATATGCCTCCTCCACCTGCACATAATGTTTGGCATGCAAAATTTAGCCTAAGTTGCATAATATTACACACAGCAGTGAGCTTTGTGACTTTTG GCTTTGAGACTGCATTGAAGTTATTGTGGATGCTCTGTCACGGATTGGCAGCAGTAAAATTAATTCAGCATGTTATTAAAACTTTCCCATATTGTGCTTCCATCG gggAATCATGTCTGGTGACTTCAGGTCTTGTTCTCTATTTTGGTGATATGTTGGCATATACCATTGAAAAG GTGTCTGGGTTGACTATGAAATCAGAGGTGGTACAATATGGAAGTAAAAGAAGTGAGATAAGTATTATTATACAG GGATTGCTGCTtggccttcttctttttccaatGGTCTTTAAATTTGTTCTTCGAATGTGGGAATCCACATTCAGTACAGCCCGTTCTGAAGTTGGGACAAACAACGAGATTTGGAGATCTcttatcttcttttcttcccttGGATTTATCATGATTGTGATCATTCCGTCATGGATGCAGTTGGTTCAGGATTTTCATATGCATCCGTTGTTATG ggtactttcatttattttttcggAACCACTTAAGAGACTATCTTTGTGTGTCTACTGGATGTGCGTGATATATGTGTCTGTTCTAAGGTTCTACAACATTTCAAAGAATAGCAAGATTGAGAGGATTCTACTACGAAAATACTACCATCTGATGGCTGTGTCAATGTTTCTGCCTGCTCTTATCTTCCAG CCAGAGTTTCTTGATCTATCATTTGGTGCAGCTTTGGCAGTTTTCTTGGCATTGGAAATTATTCGA gtatggagaattTGGCCATTGGGACAATCCATACATAAATTTATGAATGCTTTCACTGATCATCGTGACTCAGATCTTCTTATTGTCAG CCACTTTTCACTCTTATTGGGATGTGCTCTTCCTATTTGGATGTCTTCTGGGTACAATGATCGACCCCTTGCCCCCTTTTCTGGAATTTTAAGCCTCGGAATTGGAGATACAATG GCATCAGTTGTTGGGCACAAGTATGGTGTCCTCAGGTGGAGCAAAACTGGCA AGAAAACAATTGAAGGGACTGCAGCTGGTATAACATCTGTCTTAGCTGCTTGCTCAGTTCTGCTTCCCCTTCTAGCATCAACCGGATATATTCTTACTGAG CATTGGGGCTCTCTTCTCGTAGCCGTGACTGTGAGTGGTTTGTTGGAGGCTTACACGGCACAACTTGATAATGCTTTCATACCACTTATATTCTACAGCCTTCTCTGTCTGTGA
- the LOC18773176 gene encoding dolichol kinase EVAN isoform X1, with product MAAMAMAMAGLMNGERAVVLLFIGRVLFSLPLSLLFHGIALSLLALSALSLDILADSSTSLSQFNTRPGASSGILLGAVTLPAVAISKMIQLSRAFPLDQVGIEELESLTLQYWAASASCLSVLIFLCITLWRAPENMPPPPAHNVWHAKFSLSCIILHTAVSFVTFGTVSLTSFETALKLLWMLCHGLAAVKLIQHVIKTFPYCASIGESCLVTSGLVLYFGDMLAYTIEKVSGLTMKSEVVQYGSKRSEISIIIQGLLLGLLLFPMVFKFVLRMWESTFSTARSEVGTNNEIWRSLIFFSSLGFIMIVIIPSWMQLVQDFHMHPLLWVLSFIFSEPLKRLSLCVYWMCVIYVSVLRFYNISKNSKIERILLRKYYHLMAVSMFLPALIFQPEFLDLSFGAALAVFLALEIIRVWRIWPLGQSIHKFMNAFTDHRDSDLLIVSHFSLLLGCALPIWMSSGYNDRPLAPFSGILSLGIGDTMASVVGHKYGVLRWSKTGKKTIEGTAAGITSVLAACSVLLPLLASTGYILTEHWGSLLVAVTVSGLLEAYTAQLDNAFIPLIFYSLLCL from the exons ATGGCGGCCATGGCGATGGCGATGGCCGGGTTGATGAACGGAGAGAGAGCAGTGGTGCTTCTGTTCATCGGTCGTGTCCTcttctccctccctctctctctcctcttccacGGCATcgccctctctctcctcgctcTCTCCGCTCTCTCCCTCGACATCCTCGCCGACTCTTCCACTTCCCTCTCTCAATTCAACACCAG GCCTGGTGCTTCGTCAGGTATACTGTTAGGGGCCGTCACGTTGCCCGCTGTTGCGATCTCCAAAATGATACAGCTCTCACGGGCGTTCCCCTTGGACCAAGTTGGCATTGAAG AACTTGAATCTTTGACGTTGCAATACTGGGCTGCTTCTGCCAGCTGCCTGAGTGTGCTTATCTTCCTCTGCATAACTCTGTGGCGGGCACCTGAGAATATGCCTCCTCCACCTGCACATAATGTTTGGCATGCAAAATTTAGCCTAAGTTGCATAATATTACACACAGCAGTGAGCTTTGTGACTTTTGGTACAGTATCTCTTACTA GCTTTGAGACTGCATTGAAGTTATTGTGGATGCTCTGTCACGGATTGGCAGCAGTAAAATTAATTCAGCATGTTATTAAAACTTTCCCATATTGTGCTTCCATCG gggAATCATGTCTGGTGACTTCAGGTCTTGTTCTCTATTTTGGTGATATGTTGGCATATACCATTGAAAAG GTGTCTGGGTTGACTATGAAATCAGAGGTGGTACAATATGGAAGTAAAAGAAGTGAGATAAGTATTATTATACAG GGATTGCTGCTtggccttcttctttttccaatGGTCTTTAAATTTGTTCTTCGAATGTGGGAATCCACATTCAGTACAGCCCGTTCTGAAGTTGGGACAAACAACGAGATTTGGAGATCTcttatcttcttttcttcccttGGATTTATCATGATTGTGATCATTCCGTCATGGATGCAGTTGGTTCAGGATTTTCATATGCATCCGTTGTTATG ggtactttcatttattttttcggAACCACTTAAGAGACTATCTTTGTGTGTCTACTGGATGTGCGTGATATATGTGTCTGTTCTAAGGTTCTACAACATTTCAAAGAATAGCAAGATTGAGAGGATTCTACTACGAAAATACTACCATCTGATGGCTGTGTCAATGTTTCTGCCTGCTCTTATCTTCCAG CCAGAGTTTCTTGATCTATCATTTGGTGCAGCTTTGGCAGTTTTCTTGGCATTGGAAATTATTCGA gtatggagaattTGGCCATTGGGACAATCCATACATAAATTTATGAATGCTTTCACTGATCATCGTGACTCAGATCTTCTTATTGTCAG CCACTTTTCACTCTTATTGGGATGTGCTCTTCCTATTTGGATGTCTTCTGGGTACAATGATCGACCCCTTGCCCCCTTTTCTGGAATTTTAAGCCTCGGAATTGGAGATACAATG GCATCAGTTGTTGGGCACAAGTATGGTGTCCTCAGGTGGAGCAAAACTGGCA AGAAAACAATTGAAGGGACTGCAGCTGGTATAACATCTGTCTTAGCTGCTTGCTCAGTTCTGCTTCCCCTTCTAGCATCAACCGGATATATTCTTACTGAG CATTGGGGCTCTCTTCTCGTAGCCGTGACTGTGAGTGGTTTGTTGGAGGCTTACACGGCACAACTTGATAATGCTTTCATACCACTTATATTCTACAGCCTTCTCTGTCTGTGA